The Musa acuminata AAA Group cultivar baxijiao chromosome BXJ2-2, Cavendish_Baxijiao_AAA, whole genome shotgun sequence genome contains the following window.
GACTTACAATCACAAATGTGGATGCTCCCCATCTAGTGACCCAAGATATATAAAATTAGGTGAATAATTTGCACTATATCTGCCTGTTAGATGGATAAGGTATGCTATTTAAAAGTAAAGGTATTCAGATGAGTCGTCATGAGATGCACCAATGATAGGTaaatttatatgttattttcATACCATAAACACAGTGCAAGATCATATAAAGAAAGGAAATTAGTGATCATCCCCACTTCGTAGACTAGTTCATCTACCAAACACTACTACAAGGGAACCAGATTTACAAATAATGAACCACAATTAGAAAACAACTTTGCGAGCTGCCCATGAATTCATGACCCACTGGATATCGAGATTAATTTTTTGCCCTCATACCCCATGGTTTTCTTTAAAGCTTCCTAACTTTCTAATTTCCAATCTTGGTTTCCCATAAAGATCGCATGCTCTGATCTTCAGGGCAGTTTCTATTCTTGTTCAATGAAGAAAATTTTCCTTTTTGAAAAAGAAGTCCAGTTAACAAGTAGTTTATAATAGCCACAATAAACTGACAAAGAAAACACAATGATTTTACGTAGAAGGCTTAGCCATAAGAAGTGTGTATAAGACCATTGCGACCCAGTCTGATCAATAACTCATCCGTTAAAATCACTAGCACAAAATGTTTAAGCTCAAGTTAATACACCCATCCTTACAAGTTAATCTAAATCTTTACCCACTTTCATTGTGGGACTAAACTGAAGTGTTACAAGAATGACAGACACCATAAACTAAAATGACCTTCGTGATAAAGGGAAATATATTTTCTAGTACTGCAATAAAAATAAACCTGTAATCCAATGAGTTAAAGCATTGTCCAAAATCTTATATGGAATGAACCTCAGAGATGGTACCTTCTTTCCTGCTTCCACCTCGGCAACATCAGAACCAACCGACAGTACCTGTTCCAAGAGGTAGAACAACAATTAAAGGACTGACAGTTAGCAGAAATGACATGGCAGCATCACTTGACCATTACCTCGCCCATTATATAGCGCTCAAATTTAACAGCTGATTTTGGAAGTAGAACTCCACCAGCAGATTTCTGCTCCAAAGATATTTTCAGTAAGAATAAAGAACTGGGTAGCTAAAGTTTTTCTTTTCAGAAACATATTTGCTCACTAGTTTTTGCAACTTATGTTCTTGCTActtttcaaataaaaatatattatgatatacaaATCCCACCTCAAAGATTAGTGAACATTGTAGTGAACATTGTAGTTGGTAATTTCACCATAAGCAGGAATAGTTATTTCATCTCCCAAACTGTTTTATTACCCATCACAAAGTATGACAAACAATAAGATGGAAGTGCTGAAACATTCAAATAGGGAACTGCTATGCAACTAAAACAATTTATTTGATGGTTTGGCCCCTGAACAGTTTTAAGAACACAAACAAAATTGTTTCTCAATTTCTATCAACAAAGGCACGGAGTAAATGGATTTTAAATTATCTAAGCAGTCAATCACATTTACGAAAAAAAAAATGCTGATCCCAAGAAACCCACTCGGGCTGACAATACTGTGTGTCTAGGTCTCACGTGCCAAATTATCACCAACCCCATCTGAAGACCGATAGCTACCTATCAGATTTAAAGCAATTCGGGTAGAGGGGATGGTGCAATTGACCGGTAGAATGAACCAAAACTTGCATAGACTAGAGGGATCGGAAAAACACAAACTACAGCATTAACCCTCGTTTTTTTGTCCCATAAGTTATCTCAATTGCATCCTTAAATCACAGAGAAAATATTAGCAACAACAACAAACGTAGGATTATAACAACCTCGGGCAGCTCCTCGAGGCGAATGAGGACCCTATCGGCTTGCGGAGCCACCTGCATCCAATACGACCAGAAAATAGGTGCGGGAAGATGAAGTGTATCGAATTAGTGGAACTGCAAAGAGACATTGCACCAGACCTTGGATGGTTCCCATTTCAAGGAGGAGACTCTGACCGCGCTCCTCCGCGAGGCATGGAGGCTCCAAAGTGGAAAAGAATGGCCagcgcgaggaggaggaggaggagttcgaGGCTGAGAGGGGGAAAGGAGAGTCTTGGCGGCGGATAGGAGGGAGGACGCCATCGGGCAGGGAAATGTCTCCGACGAAGACAGATGTTGCGAGAACTCACGAGACACACTGTTATATAACCGTTCTATGATCGCCGATATATTGGGATTTCTCCCGGCTATTCCGGATAGTTCTTCGCCCCCGTGATAAGCACATGACACGGTCTATGGTTAATGGACCACCACCACCATGGTCGGTCTGATTCGATCCCATTTAATCGGTCGGACCGGGTTGGAGTTGTGAGTTCAACGGCTCAGCCCAAGTAGGTAGGACCGAGGTGTTAGCTTTACAGTATGGGTATGTGTTCGGGTCGGCTCGGCGACCGCTACTGTTGTTTCTCTCGCCACGATCGCGAGCAGAGGAGCAGCTATGGCGGGGATCCGGGGATATTGGACCCTAGCGGCGGCGGCGATTGCCTTCCGCCTCCTTCTCCTCTTATGTTTCCCCAAGGATCTCCACCTCGGCTCTCGCCCTGAGGTCGCCACCCCTCTCACCAGCCTCCGCCGCCGTATGAAGCCCAATCTCCCTTCCTCTCTTTCTTCTGCTTCTTTCTTTCGTCTATCATCGCGTACATTCTCTTATTTTCGTTTCTTTCTCACAGTGGCGGAAGGTTACTGGCTCAAGCAGGCGTCCATGTCGCCCTACTCAGGTTCCGGTGCCTTCCTAGGGTTTTTTGGTTCCAAGAAGTTAAAATCTTAAGTTAGCATTGGT
Protein-coding sequences here:
- the LOC135606062 gene encoding 10 kDa chaperonin 1, chloroplastic-like isoform X1, which translates into the protein MASSLLSAAKTLLSPSQPRTPPPPPRAGHSFPLWSLHASRRSAVRVSSLKWEPSKVAPQADRVLIRLEELPEKSAGGVLLPKSAVKFERYIMGEVLSVGSDVAEVEAGKKVLFSDINAYEVDLGTEAKHCFCKAGDLLAVVE
- the LOC135606062 gene encoding 10 kDa chaperonin 1, chloroplastic-like isoform X2, with the protein product MASSLLSAAKTLLSPSQPRTPPPPPRAGHSFPLWSLHASRRSAVRVSSLKWEPSKVAPQADRVLIRLEELPEKSAGGVLLPKSAVKFERYIMGEVLSVGSDVAEVEAGKKVLFSDINAYELVCRWTWGQKLSTVSVKLVIY